TCATTACATTTCTCCTTTCTTAACAAGAATGAATAGAGTGATGAAGCAATTTGTTGCTGTATACAAGAAAGCCCTTTTACGGCTTAAAAAAACGACGGGCCGCACAATGGCGGCCCGTCTAGCAACGTATTAGTTACATTTAGTTCGTAGTTGTATCCAACACAGGGTAAGAGACCTTGGCTGCATTGCGCAGTACATCCAATGTCGCCATCACATCCTGCTGGGCATGCATCTGCTCAAGCTGCTGCACCATCTGCTGGTCAATGGCATCAGCATCAACATCGGCCTCAACCACTTTGTCCAATGCGATGATCAGCATATTACCAGCCATATCACGGGTAACACCATATACCGACGCACCAGACTCAGGCTTAGCAAGGCCAAACGCTACTTGAGCCACCAGACGATCCGCGCCCATGCGGTTAATCAACTCTGGCTCGGAGAAGCTCAGGCCTTCGTCGGCCAGCACAGCCGTGTTGCCGTCACGTAGGGCAGCAACCAGCTCATCAGCCTTGGCGTTAGCCGCTTCTTCGCCCTTCACGACAGACAGCTGCTGCTTCACTTTGGCAGACACTTCCTCAAATGGCAGCACGACTTCATCGCGAGAGTCATCAACACGTACGACAACAACATGCTCAGGGCCGATTTCGACAACATCTGAGTTCAGGCCGTCTTCGCGAACCTCTGGGCTAAACAGCGCCTGCAGGACAGCAGGATTTGCCAGTACGCCCGGCGCATCCGACTGAGAGATGAAATCCGTCGTTTGAACCGTTGCCTCTACGGCTTCCGCCGCATCCTCTAACGAATCAGGCATTTCGAACGCTTTTTCAGCGAGCTGAGTCTGAAGATCGTAGAAAGCTTCTGCTGCACGTTGCTCACGAAGCTCGGCAAGGATTTCATCACGAACGTCAGCGAACGCCTTGACCTGTGGCTCTTTGATATCATCCAACTTGATGATGTGGTAACCAAAGTCGGATTCAACCACTCCCGAGATCTCGCCTTTGCCCAGGGCAAAAGCCGCATCTTCAAAAGCAGGATCCATCACGCCGCGTTCAAACCAGTCAAGCTGACCGCCCTCTTTGCCGCTGAAGGTATCGTCAGAAGACGTTTTGGCCAGCTCAGCAAAATCAGCGCCGTTGTTCAGCTCGTCAAGCAGGTTTTCGGCTTTGGTTTTGGCCTCGCTGCCTTTGCCTTGAACCAAAATATGGCTTGCCTGACGCTTCTCGGCAGTACCGTATTTGCTCTGGTTCTCGTCGTAGTAAGCTTTCGCATCGGCTTCAGACACATTCAGGGTCTGCTTCAGGTTAGCCCCCGACAGCTCGATGTAAGCCGCTTTCACTTGGTCTGGACGGGTGAATTGCTGTGGGTTCTGCTCGTAGTAAGCCAGCGCTTCTTCGTCTGTGACCTCGGCCTTTTGGGTAAATTCAGCCACATCCAGGGTCAGGGTGCGGATTTCACGCTCCTGACGCTCCAGCTTGATCAATGCCGTGACTTCGTTGCCTAGCGCAAAGTCACTGCCCTGGATAGCCAACAACAGCTGCTGGCGCAGCATATCGGTACGCATAGACTCGGCAAACATGTCTGGAGTGAGACCTGAACGGCGAAGCAGTGCGTTGTACTGCTCGTTATCAAATGCCCCGTTACGCTGGAATTCTGGCATCGACACAATCGCCTGACGCACCTGCTGATCACTGATGCGCAGACCAAGCTCGTTGGCGCGCTGCTCAATAAGCAAATCATTGACCATACGGTCTAGCACGCTACGGCGGAACTGCTGCACATACGCAGGGTCACCCATCAGGGTCGAGAAGTAATCGCCCAGTTGCGCCTGCATGCGGTTACGTTCGTTCTGGTAAGCCATTTCGAATTCACGCTGGCTAATTTCACGGTCGTCCACTTTCGCCGCAACTTGGTTACCGCCACCAGCCAGGTAGCTACCTACCCCTGCAAAAACAAAAGAAAGAATGATCAAGCCAAGGATAATCTTGACCCAAATGCTGCTTGCGCCTTCGCGCATACGCTCCATCATAATTTGCCGTATCTCCTACCTATTCGATTTGGCATGGTAATACCAACCTGTGATAAGCCTAATATAGACCCTTCGAAATCACAGCTTACCGGTATTGATATTAGTGAAGAATGCTAACAGGCGAAGACCTGAAAAATTCACACTTTTCCAAAGTAAAAAAAGCGCACCAACAGGATGCGCCCTTTATCATGCCAGATTGCCCATTAAGACAACCTGAATGCTCGTTTGTTCAAACAAACTGGCGGGCAGTGCCCTTCGCTTAGTTTACAGAATCTTTAAGCGCTTTACCTGCTTTAAAGCCAGGTACTTTAGCCGCTGCAATCTGAATCTCTTCACCAGTCTGTGGGTTACGACCGGTACGCGCTGCACGCTCGCGTACAGAGAAAGTACCGAAGCCAACAAGCGCTACCTGATCACCTTCTTTTAGGCTCTCAGACACGGCGTCAATGAATGCATCCAGTGCACGACCCGCAGACGCTTTAGAGATATCTGCATTTTCAGCGATTTTATCAACTAGTTGAGTTTTGTTCACGATCTATCCCCTCTATGAACCTTATCCGCTTGGAGCCTTCATGGCAAAAATTACAACACGGACAAAAAGAATTAATTTCAGTATATCAACACCGAACCCAAGTTCACGTGTAGACGTTGATTTTATTGAGCTAACGGCAAATTAGGACTCACTTATAGCCACACAAAAAAACGCTGACAAGGTTTTTATCCCCGAAAGCGTCTTTTCATATCTTAACTTTGCTGCACGTCACTATTTTGGGCGTTCACCAGCTCGATACCGGTTGGATTATTCTGCAGTGCAACGGTCAGCACTTCATCAATCCAACGTACCGGTCTTACTTCCAAATCGGCAATCACGTTATCTGGGATCTCCTCCAGATCGCGCTCATTTTCCTTCGGAATAAGCACCGTTTTGATACCGCCGCGGTGAGCTGCAAGTAATTTTTCTTTCAGGCCACCGATAGGCAGCACTTCGCCACGCAGCGTGATTTCACCCGTCATGGCGACATCACCGCGTACCGGGTTTCCGGTCAGGCTAGAAACCAGTGCGGTACACATGGCGATACCCGCACTTGGGCCGTCCTTCGGCGTGGCACCTTCAGGAACGTGAACATGGATATCACGCTTCTCGT
This Photobacterium gaetbulicola Gung47 DNA region includes the following protein-coding sequences:
- a CDS encoding putative peptidyl-prolyl cis-trans isomerase D (COG0760) translates to MMERMREGASSIWVKIILGLIILSFVFAGVGSYLAGGGNQVAAKVDDREISQREFEMAYQNERNRMQAQLGDYFSTLMGDPAYVQQFRRSVLDRMVNDLLIEQRANELGLRISDQQVRQAIVSMPEFQRNGAFDNEQYNALLRRSGLTPDMFAESMRTDMLRQQLLLAIQGSDFALGNEVTALIKLERQEREIRTLTLDVAEFTQKAEVTDEEALAYYEQNPQQFTRPDQVKAAYIELSGANLKQTLNVSEADAKAYYDENQSKYGTAEKRQASHILVQGKGSEAKTKAENLLDELNNGADFAELAKTSSDDTFSGKEGGQLDWFERGVMDPAFEDAAFALGKGEISGVVESDFGYHIIKLDDIKEPQVKAFADVRDEILAELREQRAAEAFYDLQTQLAEKAFEMPDSLEDAAEAVEATVQTTDFISQSDAPGVLANPAVLQALFSPEVREDGLNSDVVEIGPEHVVVVRVDDSRDEVVLPFEEVSAKVKQQLSVVKGEEAANAKADELVAALRDGNTAVLADEGLSFSEPELINRMGADRLVAQVAFGLAKPESGASVYGVTRDMAGNMLIIALDKVVEADVDADAIDQQMVQQLEQMHAQQDVMATLDVLRNAAKVSYPVLDTTTN
- a CDS encoding putative nucleoid DNA-binding protein (COG0776) is translated as MNKTQLVDKIAENADISKASAGRALDAFIDAVSESLKEGDQVALVGFGTFSVRERAARTGRNPQTGEEIQIAAAKVPGFKAGKALKDSVN